A single window of Phyllostomus discolor isolate MPI-MPIP mPhyDis1 chromosome 13, mPhyDis1.pri.v3, whole genome shotgun sequence DNA harbors:
- the LOC114510353 gene encoding olfactory receptor 2V2-like: MWLNESCTDDFILLGIFSHSPADLALFSVVMVVFSVALCGNALLLTLISIDARLHTPMYFFLSQLSLMDLMLVCTIVPKMAASFLSGKKTISFVGCGIQAGLFVCLVGSEGLLLGLMAYDRYVAISHPLHYSTRMSQRVCLQIAGSSWAFGMLDGLIQMVVAMSFPYCGSRELNHFFCEMLSLLKLACVDTSLFEALLFVCCVLMLLLPFSIIVASYVRILGAVLHMHSAQAGKRALATCSSHMTAVSLFYGAAMFIYLRPRRYRTPSHDKVISIFYTVLTPMLNPLIYSLRNRDVMGALKKGLDCCRSSSQQ; this comes from the coding sequence ATGTGGTTGAATGAGTCCTGCACAGATGACTTCATCCTCTTGGGCATCTTTTCCCACAGCCCAGCTGACCTTGCCCTCTTCTCTGTGGTCATGGTGGTGTTCTCAGTGGCCCTCTGTGGAAAcgccctcctcctcaccctcatcAGCATAGATGCTCGACTTCAcacacccatgtacttcttcctcagtcAGCTCTCCCTCATGGATCTCATGTTGGTCTGTACCATTGTGCCAAAGATGGCAGCCAGCTTCCTGTCTGGCAAGAAGACCATCTCCTTTGTGGGCTGTGGCATACAAGCTGGCCTTTTTGTCTGTCTCGTTGGATCAGAGGGGCttttgctggggctcatggcttATGATCGCTATGTGGCCATTAGCCACCCTCTGCACTATTCCACCCGCATGAGTCAGAGGGTCTGTCTCCAGATTGCTGGTAGTTCCTGGGCCTTTGGGATGCTAGATGGTTTGATCCAGATGGTGGTAGCGATGTCCTTTCCCTACTGTGGCTCAAGGGAACTGAACCACTTCTTTTGTGAAATGCTATCCTTGTTGAAGCTGGCCTGTGTTGACACCTCACTTTTTGAAGCCCTGCTCTTTGTTTGCTGTGTGTTGATGctgctccttcccttctccatcATCGTGGCCTCCTATGTTCGCATCCTGGGGGCCGTGCTCCATATGCACTCTGCTCAAGCTGGTAAAAGAGCTCTGGCCACCTGTTCCTCTCACATGACAGCTGTCTCCCTCTTCTATGGGGCAGCCATGTTCATCTACCTGAGGCCTAGGCGCTACCGGACCCCCAGCCATGACAAGGTGATCTCTATATTTTACACAGTCCTTACCCCTATGCTCAACCCCCTCATTTATAGCTTAAGGAACCGGGATGTGATGGGGGCCCTGAAGAAGGGGCTGGACTGTTGCAGGAGCAGCAGCCAACAATGA